In Dysidea avara chromosome 3, odDysAvar1.4, whole genome shotgun sequence, a single window of DNA contains:
- the LOC136249755 gene encoding peroxisomal acyl-coenzyme A oxidase 1-like, whose amino-acid sequence MAMAKELKVERERSTLDVLELTHVWDGGEFMTDIRREMESLVFSDPVFNNDDLYFRSNEEAFMRDMEKSVRYVQRCQELNIQDDPIKRPLFVRAINTELPIEINETMFIPTLEGQASNEQKERWLEPAKRHEIIGAYAQTEMGHGTFIRGLETTATYDPKTQQFDMHSPTLTSMKWWPGALGHTATHAVVVARLITKGKDHGIHHFLVQLRSLHDHKPLPGVHVGDIGTKFGYVGGDNGFLRLTHVKIPRENMLMRHAKIAVDGTYTKPAHEKISYGTMMMVRAFLLFFTSDHLSRAVTIATRYSVVRRQTPSKPGGPEMQILDYVTQQYKLLPQIANSYALKMASRFMMQLYVTTKGEIQEGDLSSLPVLHATSAGLKAFSTEMASQGIEVCRLSCGGMGYSLASGLPFLYVRIVAAQTYEGENTVLYLQTARYLHKLYSQRLSQAQLPSDVAYLGADYPCHTTCSANTPYQLFDAHIQLEAYRQRAVRSVSKAYRMMEAALARGMDQPDAWNAASVEWVRAAKAHCHLSVLQMFINAVQTHEMCPNNRHIFKALCDMFALHGIVENGREFLQDGYMSSEQMDMVRQQVYDLLKVIRKEAVPLVDAFDHRDELLCSVLGRYDGDVYNHLYQWALKCPRNKYEVHPAYHKHLKKLIKPPSAKL is encoded by the exons ATGGCGATGGCAAAGGAGCTTAAAGTCGAACGAGAGCGGTCCACGCTTGATGTGCTGGAACTGACGCATGTGTGGGACGGTGGGGAGTTTATGACTGACATAAGGAGGGAAATGG AATCGTTAGTGTTCTCAGATCCAGTGTTCAACAATGATGACCTGTACTTCCGCTCAAATGAAGAAGCTTTCATGCGTGACATGGAAAAATCAGTACGATATGTTCAGAGATGCCAGGAGCTGAATATACAGGATGACCCTATAAAGCGACCGCTATTTGTCAG AGCCATAAACACAGAGCTGCCGATAGAAATTAATGAGACAATGTTTATTCCAACACTCGAAGGGCAGGCATCCAATGAACAGAAGGAGAGATGGCTCGAACCAGCTAAAAGACATGAGATTATTGGAGCTTATGCTCAGACAGAGATGGGCCATG GTACATTTATCCGTGGACTGGAAACTACTGCCACATATGATCCAAAGACTCAGCAGTTTGACATGCACAGCCCAACTTTGACCTCAATGAAATGGTGGCCTGGAGCAT TGGGCCATACTGCCACTCATGCTGTAGTGGTTGCTAGACTGATCACTAAGGGTAAAGACCATGGTATTCATCACTTTTTGGTACAACTAAGAAGCCTTCATGACCACAAACCATTACCAG GTGTTCATGTCGGTGACATTGGAACAAAGTTTGGTTATGTGGGAGGTGATAATGGTTTCTTGCGTTTAACTCACGTGAAGATCCCACGTGAGAACATGCTGATGCGTCATGCAAAG ATTGCAGTTGATGGCACATACACAAAACCAGCCCATGAAAAGATCTCCTATGGCACCATGATGATGGTGCGGGCATTTCTGTTGTTCTTTACTTCTGACCATCTATCACGGGCTGTCACCATAGCAACACGGTACTCTGTGGTTAGAAGGCAGACTCCAAGCAAACCAGG TGGTCCAGAGATGCAGATATTGGATTACGTCACACAACAGTACAAGCTACTGCCACAAATTGCCAACTCATATGCACTCAAAATGGCCAGTAGGTTTATGATGCAACTGTATGTGACAACTAAGGGAGAAATACAAGAAGGAGATTTGTCTTCATTGCCAGTG ctccatgcaACCAGTGCTGGATTGAAGGCATTCTCCACCGAGATGGCATCTCAGGGTATTGAG GTGTGCAGGCTCTCGTGTGGTGGGATGGGATATTCCTTGGCCAGTGGGTTACCCTTCTTATACGTGAGAATAGTGGCCGCACAAACTTATGAGGGAGAGAACACCGTGCTGTACCTGCAAACTGCAAg GTATCTGCACAAGCTCTACTCACAGCGACTGTCTCAGGCACAGTTGCCATCAGATGTGGCATACCTGGGAGCAGACTACCCTTGTCACACAACATGTTCTGCTAACACACCATATCAACTATTTGATGCACATATCCAGTTGGAGGCTTATCGCCAGCGAGCCGTCAG GTCAGTATCAAAGGCATATAGAATGATGGAGGCAGCCCTTGCTAGGGGAATGGACCAACCGGATGCATGGAATGCTGCGTCTGTGGAATGGGTACGAGCTGCTAAG GCACACTGTCATCTCTCAGTACTACAGATGTTCATCAATGCAGTTCAAACACATGAAATGTGTCCCAACAATCGACACATATTTAAAGCTCTCTGTGACATGTTTGCCTTGCATGGTATAGTTGAAAATGGACGGGAATTTCTACAGGATGGCTACATGAGCTCAGAACAGATGGACATGGTACGACAACAGGTCTATGACCTACTAAAAGTGATCAG GAAAGAAGCTGTACCATTAGTTGATGCCTTTGATCACAGAGATGAGTTACTCTGCTCAGTACTGGGTAGATATGATGGTGACGTTTACAACCACTTGTACCAGTGGGCCCTCAAGTGTCCCCGTAACAAATATGAG GTACATCCTGCTTACCACAAGCATTTAAAGAAGCTTATCAAACCACCCTCTGCTAAACTGTAA